The following proteins are co-located in the Sporosarcina pasteurii genome:
- a CDS encoding penicillin-binding protein 2 → MNFLFFSIFILFSLLIFRLGYLQIVKSEDYVRALERTEEIAVNTSVPRGRIFDREGRILVDNLPKNAITYTKMSTTTSNEMLEIAEELAQLIEKNTNRITLGDKRDFWILKNSEEAFNKVTAEERRAILNDRSLSKREQQRAVTRLTRERITEEELNSFTKEDLEVLAIYREMMSGYAFSPQVIKSGDVTPEEFAMVSERLSDFPGVNTTTDWERVRKSSNTILGTTTNPNEGIPKSHLNYYLARDYSRNDRVGRSFFEYYYEELLQGQKTVVKNIKDRTGKVIEIKTVQEGMPGKDLVLTIDTELQVALEKIVSDKLLQLKSGPNSRYLDRAFLVMLDPNNGEVLSLVGKQVVRNRETGRFEIRDYSFGTFTTRYEMGSTVKMATLLAGYEHGAATVGETKIDEALKFRGDGIKGSIFNRSAFTRIPMNDIEAIGRSSNVYMFKIAMGIGGSSYGGYNSVLRVNLDAFEKLRSSYSALGLGTTTGIDLPGEVGGKPGKNVSYSLLDLSIGQYDTYSPLQLAQYVATIANGGYRIAPHVLKEIREPSPDGKTLGPLVQEAEPRVLNRIPNTDREIEQVKRGMYYTYYGARGTARGLFDGKPYDAAGKTGTSETYGYDVETKTGQSTVSLAHVGFAPYDKPEIAYAVLIPHISTGRYTYANNEIAYDAVDKYFELKAKKAELEDAQDVLQEIKPTLKDDEE, encoded by the coding sequence ATGAATTTCCTATTCTTTTCGATATTCATACTTTTTTCATTGCTTATATTTCGATTAGGTTATTTACAAATTGTGAAAAGTGAAGATTATGTACGAGCTTTGGAACGAACTGAAGAGATTGCTGTCAATACGAGTGTGCCACGCGGCCGAATATTTGATCGTGAAGGCAGAATATTAGTTGATAATCTCCCTAAAAATGCCATTACATATACGAAAATGTCTACAACTACCTCAAATGAGATGTTGGAGATTGCGGAAGAACTTGCACAACTTATCGAAAAGAATACAAATCGAATCACTTTAGGGGATAAAAGAGATTTTTGGATATTGAAAAATAGTGAAGAGGCATTTAATAAAGTAACAGCCGAAGAAAGAAGAGCAATATTAAATGATCGTTCATTATCAAAAAGAGAACAACAAAGAGCAGTGACACGGCTAACGCGAGAAAGGATTACTGAAGAAGAGTTGAATTCTTTCACTAAGGAAGACCTCGAAGTTTTAGCCATTTATCGTGAAATGATGTCCGGCTATGCATTTTCACCACAAGTGATAAAAAGTGGCGATGTGACGCCAGAAGAATTTGCGATGGTTTCTGAACGGCTAAGTGACTTTCCAGGTGTGAACACGACGACTGATTGGGAAAGAGTTCGAAAATCATCAAATACGATATTAGGGACCACCACAAATCCAAATGAAGGGATTCCTAAGTCGCATTTGAATTATTACTTGGCTCGAGATTATTCGCGAAATGATAGAGTAGGTAGAAGCTTTTTTGAGTATTATTATGAAGAGTTATTACAAGGTCAAAAGACAGTTGTTAAAAACATAAAAGATCGGACAGGAAAAGTCATAGAGATTAAAACGGTACAAGAAGGCATGCCTGGAAAAGATCTTGTTTTAACAATAGATACGGAACTACAAGTTGCATTGGAAAAGATTGTGAGCGATAAATTATTACAGCTTAAAAGCGGACCAAATAGTCGTTATTTAGACCGCGCATTTCTCGTCATGCTAGATCCAAATAATGGAGAAGTCCTATCACTTGTGGGGAAGCAAGTCGTCCGCAACAGAGAAACCGGGCGTTTTGAAATTAGAGATTACTCGTTTGGTACATTTACAACGAGGTACGAAATGGGTTCTACCGTCAAGATGGCTACTTTGCTCGCGGGCTATGAACATGGTGCTGCAACTGTTGGCGAAACGAAAATCGATGAAGCATTGAAGTTTAGGGGGGATGGAATAAAAGGGTCCATTTTTAACCGGTCGGCTTTCACTCGTATTCCGATGAACGATATTGAAGCAATTGGTCGTTCGTCAAACGTCTATATGTTTAAAATCGCTATGGGTATTGGCGGTTCCAGTTACGGAGGGTATAATAGCGTACTGCGGGTTAATCTTGATGCATTTGAAAAGCTGCGCTCTTCCTATAGTGCTCTTGGCCTCGGTACAACTACTGGTATCGATTTACCTGGAGAAGTTGGCGGGAAACCAGGGAAGAATGTTAGCTACAGTTTATTAGACTTATCGATTGGGCAATATGATACATATAGCCCACTTCAACTTGCACAATATGTGGCGACCATAGCGAATGGCGGATACCGAATTGCACCACATGTACTAAAAGAAATTCGAGAGCCTTCGCCGGATGGTAAGACGTTAGGTCCACTCGTTCAAGAGGCTGAGCCACGTGTGCTTAATCGAATTCCAAATACTGATCGTGAAATTGAACAAGTGAAGCGTGGTATGTATTATACGTATTACGGTGCGAGGGGAACTGCTCGAGGCTTATTCGATGGTAAACCTTATGACGCGGCAGGTAAAACTGGTACATCAGAAACCTATGGTTATGATGTAGAAACGAAGACAGGTCAATCCACAGTAAGCCTTGCGCATGTCGGTTTCGCACCTTATGATAAACCTGAAATAGCCTATGCGGTATTAATTCCACATATTTCAACAGGAAGATATACGTATGCAAACAATGAAATTGCGTATGATGCTGTTGATAAATACTTCGAATTAAAAGCAAAAAAAGCTGAACTTGAAGATGCGCAGGATGTGCTGCAAGAAATTAAACCAACATTAAAAGATGATGAAGAATAA
- a CDS encoding superoxide dismutase, which translates to MAYKLPELPYAYDALEPHFDKETMNIHHTKHHNAYVTNLNNALEGHADLADKSIEELISDMDAIPEDIRTAVRNNGGGHANHALFWELLSPNGGGQPSGALAEAIDKKFGSFDQFKEEFAKAGATRFGSGWAWLVLDNGELEVMSTPNQDSPLMEGKTPLLGLDVWEHAYYLNYQNRRPDYISAFWNVVNWDEVANRYGK; encoded by the coding sequence ATGGCTTACAAATTACCAGAACTACCTTATGCATACGATGCACTCGAACCACATTTTGACAAAGAGACGATGAATATTCATCACACGAAACATCACAACGCGTATGTAACTAACTTAAATAATGCACTTGAAGGACATGCTGACCTAGCAGACAAATCCATCGAAGAACTGATTTCTGATATGGATGCAATTCCAGAAGATATCAGAACTGCAGTACGAAACAATGGTGGCGGACACGCAAACCATGCACTATTCTGGGAGCTACTATCTCCAAACGGTGGTGGACAACCATCAGGTGCGCTAGCTGAAGCAATTGATAAGAAATTCGGTAGCTTTGACCAGTTTAAAGAAGAGTTTGCGAAAGCAGGTGCAACTCGCTTCGGTTCTGGATGGGCATGGCTTGTTCTAGATAATGGAGAACTTGAAGTGATGTCAACACCTAACCAAGACTCACCATTAATGGAAGGCAAGACACCACTTCTAGGACTTGACGTATGGGAGCATGCATACTATCTTAACTACCAAAACCGTCGTCCAGACTACATCTCAGCATTCTGGAATGTTGTCAACTGGGATGAAGTTGCGAACCGTTACGGAAAATAA
- a CDS encoding DUF1360 domain-containing protein, protein MTSINWLDFFILIFASFRITHFIVFDEITAFIRMPFISEVFKEDSSGNMEKYIEIKGAGLRAWIGKLLSCYWCTGFWSALGVVLIFIYFPIAFPILLVFAVAGAAAILESII, encoded by the coding sequence ATGACCTCCATCAACTGGCTTGATTTTTTCATTCTTATATTTGCATCTTTTAGAATTACGCACTTCATTGTTTTTGATGAAATTACAGCTTTTATTCGAATGCCTTTTATATCTGAAGTTTTTAAAGAGGATTCTTCAGGTAACATGGAGAAATACATTGAAATCAAAGGAGCGGGGTTACGCGCTTGGATCGGCAAGCTTTTAAGTTGCTATTGGTGTACTGGATTTTGGAGTGCTTTAGGTGTTGTACTCATTTTTATTTATTTCCCTATTGCTTTCCCAATCCTTTTGGTTTTTGCAGTCGCAGGAGCAGCTGCTATCCTAGAATCCATAATATAA
- a CDS encoding DUF456 domain-containing protein, whose product MEIVGWIVAIICFIIAFLGLVYPIIPSALFMVGGYLLYGVFVSFEELTWLFWLIQILFLILLFVADTLSNLVGVKKFGGSKAGMWGSTIGLLVGPFAIPVAGIILGPFLGAILAELIVNRTAFKLAVKIGIGSLVGFLTSIVTKGFLMIVMIIVFILFVK is encoded by the coding sequence ATGGAGATAGTTGGTTGGATTGTTGCGATAATTTGTTTTATCATAGCTTTTTTAGGGCTCGTCTATCCAATTATTCCATCAGCTCTATTTATGGTAGGCGGTTATCTACTTTACGGGGTATTCGTATCTTTTGAAGAGTTAACTTGGCTTTTTTGGCTCATACAAATTTTATTTCTCATTTTATTGTTTGTGGCAGATACGCTTTCTAACCTTGTAGGTGTTAAGAAATTCGGTGGGTCAAAGGCGGGGATGTGGGGAAGTACGATTGGCTTATTAGTCGGCCCATTTGCAATCCCGGTTGCCGGTATTATTCTCGGACCTTTTTTAGGTGCAATTCTTGCAGAGTTGATTGTTAATCGTACTGCATTTAAGCTCGCCGTTAAAATAGGAATCGGTTCTTTAGTCGGTTTCTTAACCTCTATTGTTACAAAAGGATTTTTGATGATTGTTATGATTATAGTATTTATTTTGTTTGTTAAATAA
- a CDS encoding Na/Pi cotransporter family protein, protein MEVNWQEMIFQFLGGLGIFLFSIKYMGDGLQRAAGDRLRDILDKFTTNPFMGVLVGIVVTVLIQSSSGTTVITVGLVSAGFMKLRQAIGVIMGANIGTTITAFVIGFDVGAYALPIMAVGAFLLFFFKKNAYKNFGDVVFGFGGLFLGLELMSGGMKPLRELQAFSDLTVSMSENPILGVVVGTVFTLIVQSSSATVGILQGLYAENLVDLQAALPILFGDNIGTTITAILASIGVSVAARRAAATHVLFNVVGSIVFLIFLVPFTAYVEWIASVLELENKMQIAFAHGSFNVANTIIQFPLIGFWAYLVTKFIPGEEVTIEYKPKHLDYHFIQQSPSVAIGQAKEEIIRMGDFSVQGLEETYKYLKTGNKKHAETAYQLEDAINNLDRRITDYLVEISSVNISPLESARHMTLMETVRDFERIGDHFENIIELLDYRDVNRVELTEDAIEDLSNMFTLTTETVQKAIDSLDKNDMALARAVTKQEDLIDKMERTFRKKHIIRLNEGSCTAQGGMVFVDIVSNLERIGDHAVNIAEAVLGKRG, encoded by the coding sequence ATGGAAGTGAACTGGCAAGAAATGATTTTCCAATTTCTTGGTGGACTTGGAATCTTTTTATTTTCAATAAAATATATGGGGGACGGTTTACAAAGGGCTGCAGGCGATAGACTGCGGGATATATTAGACAAATTTACAACGAATCCTTTTATGGGTGTGTTAGTCGGAATTGTTGTGACGGTGTTAATTCAATCAAGTTCAGGGACGACTGTAATCACAGTTGGACTTGTAAGTGCTGGTTTTATGAAGTTGCGTCAAGCCATTGGTGTAATTATGGGTGCCAATATTGGAACTACGATAACAGCTTTTGTTATTGGATTTGACGTTGGGGCGTATGCCTTGCCTATAATGGCTGTTGGTGCATTTTTACTTTTCTTTTTCAAGAAAAATGCTTATAAAAACTTTGGTGACGTTGTCTTTGGCTTTGGTGGATTATTCCTCGGGCTTGAACTGATGAGTGGCGGAATGAAACCACTTCGTGAATTACAGGCATTTAGTGATTTGACGGTCTCTATGAGTGAAAATCCAATATTAGGAGTAGTTGTTGGTACTGTTTTCACCTTGATTGTCCAAAGTTCAAGTGCAACGGTAGGTATCTTGCAAGGTCTATATGCAGAAAATCTAGTCGATTTACAAGCAGCACTGCCAATTTTATTCGGTGATAATATTGGTACAACAATTACCGCTATATTAGCTTCAATAGGTGTATCAGTAGCTGCGAGGCGTGCGGCGGCCACGCATGTTTTGTTTAATGTTGTTGGGTCCATTGTCTTTTTAATTTTCCTAGTCCCATTCACTGCATACGTTGAATGGATTGCTTCTGTTTTGGAACTCGAAAATAAAATGCAAATCGCATTTGCACACGGTTCATTTAACGTGGCCAATACGATTATTCAATTTCCGTTAATTGGTTTTTGGGCTTATTTAGTCACAAAGTTTATCCCAGGTGAGGAAGTTACGATTGAATATAAGCCAAAGCATTTGGATTATCACTTCATCCAACAATCCCCGTCGGTTGCGATTGGACAAGCGAAAGAAGAGATTATTCGCATGGGCGATTTTAGTGTCCAGGGATTAGAGGAAACATACAAGTATTTAAAAACTGGAAATAAAAAACATGCAGAAACTGCATATCAGTTAGAAGATGCAATAAACAATTTAGATCGTCGAATTACAGATTATTTAGTTGAAATTTCTTCGGTCAATATTTCACCACTTGAATCCGCAAGACATATGACATTAATGGAAACGGTCAGAGATTTCGAAAGAATTGGAGACCATTTTGAAAATATTATTGAGTTATTGGATTACCGAGATGTCAATCGTGTTGAATTAACTGAAGATGCAATTGAAGATTTATCTAATATGTTTACATTAACAACTGAAACAGTTCAAAAAGCAATTGATTCACTAGATAAAAATGATATGGCACTTGCAAGAGCAGTAACGAAACAAGAAGATTTAATCGATAAAATGGAACGGACATTTAGAAAGAAACATATTATTCGATTAAATGAAGGAAGCTGTACAGCTCAAGGCGGAATGGTTTTCGTGGACATTGTTTCAAACTTAGAACGAATCGGTGACCATGCGGTAAACATTGCTGAAGCTGTGCTTGGAAAGCGTGGATAA
- a CDS encoding DUF1189 family protein, translated as MNYHQIFKASLYEFKKLAAFRLLPIGKVFTYVFIFVFFFTVISFSRFIIGDDVLFDASPDLQEHSEKIGALIFPIAFILQLVISTFYIFIRVSAFAYIGSLMIKLMKRRGQYLHVWRTSAIAMTLPILITIVFDFFPELKSSGLIISSIIHFTYIVLAIKYYPKQPELQRNH; from the coding sequence TTGAACTATCATCAAATATTCAAAGCGAGTCTTTATGAATTTAAAAAACTGGCGGCGTTTCGATTGTTGCCTATCGGTAAAGTTTTTACTTATGTTTTTATATTTGTTTTTTTCTTTACCGTAATTTCCTTTTCCCGGTTTATTATTGGAGATGATGTATTATTTGACGCTTCTCCCGACTTACAAGAACATAGTGAAAAAATTGGAGCACTTATTTTTCCGATAGCTTTTATTTTACAATTAGTCATTAGTACATTTTATATTTTCATTCGGGTAAGCGCTTTTGCTTATATTGGTTCTCTAATGATAAAATTGATGAAAAGGCGAGGCCAGTACCTTCATGTATGGAGAACTTCTGCGATTGCCATGACACTACCTATCTTAATCACCATTGTATTCGACTTTTTCCCTGAGCTAAAAAGTAGTGGATTAATAATTTCATCAATTATACATTTCACTTATATCGTTCTTGCTATCAAGTATTACCCGAAACAACCGGAGTTACAACGTAATCATTAA
- the ispG gene encoding flavodoxin-dependent (E)-4-hydroxy-3-methylbut-2-enyl-diphosphate synthase: MSKIIHRTKTRPVRVGNLTIGGNDELFVQSMTTTKTHDVEATVKEILRLEEAGVQIIRVACPDERAANALGEIKKQINIPLVVDIHFDYKLALIAIEQGVDKIRINPGNIGRREKVEAVVNAAKAKGIPIRIGVNAGSLERKILEKYGYPTADGMVESALHHIKILEDLDFHDIIVSLKASDVNLAVEAYMKAAAAFDYPLHLGITESGTQFAGTVKSSAGLGTLLSAGIGNTLRVSLSADPVEEVKVGRELLKVFGLSSDAATLISCPTCGRIEIDLISIANEVEEYISNIKAPLKVAVLGCAVNGPGEAREADIGIAGARGEGLLFMKGKTVRKVPEETMVEELKIEIDKLAEEYFEKKRQEELALQAEVQN; the protein is encoded by the coding sequence ATGAGTAAAATTATTCACCGTACGAAAACACGCCCTGTTCGTGTGGGCAATTTAACAATCGGTGGTAACGACGAACTTTTCGTCCAAAGTATGACAACGACTAAAACACATGATGTAGAAGCAACAGTTAAAGAAATTTTGCGCCTAGAAGAAGCTGGGGTGCAAATTATTCGAGTTGCCTGCCCAGATGAAAGAGCTGCGAACGCTTTAGGTGAAATAAAAAAACAAATTAACATACCTCTCGTAGTAGACATCCATTTTGATTATAAACTGGCTCTTATTGCGATTGAACAAGGCGTAGACAAAATCCGTATCAACCCAGGTAATATTGGAAGAAGGGAAAAAGTTGAAGCAGTTGTGAATGCTGCAAAAGCGAAAGGAATCCCTATTCGTATCGGTGTTAACGCTGGGTCTCTTGAGCGAAAAATCCTAGAAAAATATGGCTATCCAACGGCAGATGGAATGGTAGAAAGTGCGCTCCATCATATTAAAATTTTAGAAGATCTTGATTTCCATGATATTATTGTTTCCCTAAAAGCTTCAGATGTAAACTTAGCTGTTGAAGCTTATATGAAGGCGGCAGCTGCTTTCGACTACCCACTTCATTTAGGGATTACGGAATCCGGAACGCAATTTGCAGGAACTGTTAAAAGTTCAGCGGGTCTCGGAACATTATTGTCCGCTGGGATTGGAAACACACTGCGTGTATCTCTAAGTGCTGATCCAGTTGAAGAAGTAAAAGTGGGAAGAGAATTACTAAAAGTATTCGGACTTTCTTCAGATGCAGCTACCTTAATTTCATGCCCGACATGCGGAAGAATTGAAATTGATTTAATTAGCATTGCGAACGAAGTAGAAGAATACATCTCAAATATTAAAGCACCTCTGAAAGTTGCTGTGCTTGGTTGCGCCGTAAACGGGCCTGGAGAAGCACGTGAAGCCGATATCGGAATTGCAGGTGCCCGTGGGGAAGGATTACTCTTCATGAAAGGTAAAACTGTTCGTAAAGTACCTGAAGAAACAATGGTGGAAGAGTTGAAGATTGAAATCGACAAGCTAGCAGAAGAGTATTTTGAAAAGAAACGTCAAGAAGAATTAGCTTTACAAGCGGAGGTTCAAAATTGA
- a CDS encoding 5' nucleotidase, NT5C type, protein MKPFRFGIDIDGTVTCPTSLLPYINKAYNVNLVLDDIKEYDLTKAFSVDEKQFYTWYKTVESKIYDTSPPQEYAKKVLDAWNNHYELFYISARGENVFDTTTNWFEREAIPYDHIELIGSHYKIEAAKKHSVHAFFEDKHDNAVDIHEELDIPVLLFDTPYNRKPIPDGVIRVTNWQEANDWIGKLFPITSSNE, encoded by the coding sequence TTGAAACCTTTCCGTTTCGGGATTGATATTGACGGTACAGTAACTTGTCCGACCTCTCTCCTTCCCTATATTAATAAAGCCTACAATGTTAACTTAGTGCTCGATGATATTAAGGAATATGACTTAACAAAAGCATTCTCAGTCGATGAAAAACAGTTTTATACATGGTATAAAACCGTTGAGAGTAAGATTTATGACACTTCCCCTCCTCAAGAGTATGCAAAAAAAGTATTAGATGCTTGGAATAATCACTATGAATTGTTTTACATTTCTGCACGTGGAGAAAACGTTTTTGATACTACGACGAACTGGTTTGAACGAGAAGCTATTCCCTATGACCATATAGAACTCATTGGTAGTCATTATAAAATAGAAGCCGCAAAGAAACATAGTGTTCATGCTTTTTTCGAAGATAAACATGATAATGCTGTTGATATCCATGAGGAGCTGGATATCCCGGTACTATTGTTTGACACGCCATATAATCGAAAACCGATTCCAGATGGTGTCATACGTGTTACAAATTGGCAAGAAGCGAACGACTGGATTGGAAAGCTTTTTCCAATCACTTCATCAAACGAATAA
- a CDS encoding Fur family transcriptional regulator, producing MNLDEAWNILQKNEFKRTKNRDVILQFFAAHNRYLTAGDVKLHMEKDNPGISFDTIYRNLATFTELGILEETELTGERHFRMHCEPGVHHHHFICTLCGVTRNIPECPMDILSIDLSNYEIESHKFEVYGKCPQCIAS from the coding sequence ATGAATTTAGATGAGGCATGGAATATCCTTCAGAAAAACGAATTCAAACGAACGAAGAATCGAGATGTAATTCTTCAGTTTTTTGCTGCACATAATCGATATTTAACCGCCGGTGATGTAAAACTTCATATGGAAAAAGATAATCCTGGCATAAGCTTTGATACAATCTATAGAAATTTAGCGACGTTTACAGAGCTTGGGATTTTAGAGGAAACTGAATTAACTGGAGAGCGCCATTTCAGAATGCATTGTGAACCCGGCGTACACCATCATCATTTTATTTGTACGTTATGTGGTGTGACACGCAACATTCCTGAGTGTCCCATGGACATCCTTTCCATCGATCTTTCAAATTATGAGATAGAATCACATAAATTTGAAGTATACGGCAAATGTCCACAATGTATTGCGAGTTAA
- a CDS encoding metal ABC transporter permease, producing MIDAIFSYEFLQNAFLSGIIIGLIAPLLGLFIVVRRLALIADALSHVALAGIAGSLFLSQQVLFFSALNPVYFGIGTAVGGSLLIEKLRGMYKHYEELAIPVILSAGIGLGAIFISLSKGFSADLIGYLFGSVSAVSRQDLLIVIVIAIIVIAFIYFLYKELFVLSFDAEYSKVSGINARYIQLFFMVITALVIGASMRIVGILLVSSLMTVPVAAAMQLAKSFKGAMIYSIVLGEMSVLIGLVSAFYLDIAPGGTIVVTSILLLLLVIGWKKIRGERNILLEKEEVA from the coding sequence ATGATTGATGCTATTTTTTCTTATGAGTTTTTACAAAATGCTTTCCTGTCTGGAATCATCATCGGCCTAATTGCTCCGTTATTGGGGTTATTTATTGTCGTGAGGCGACTTGCACTTATCGCAGATGCGTTGAGTCACGTAGCACTTGCTGGAATTGCAGGTAGTCTTTTTTTAAGTCAACAAGTACTATTTTTCAGCGCATTAAATCCGGTCTATTTTGGAATAGGCACAGCGGTTGGTGGTTCGCTTCTGATCGAAAAGTTGAGAGGGATGTATAAACATTATGAAGAACTAGCCATTCCTGTAATCTTATCGGCGGGAATCGGCCTCGGTGCGATATTCATTTCGCTTTCTAAAGGGTTTAGTGCTGATTTAATCGGTTATTTATTTGGCTCCGTCTCTGCAGTAAGTCGTCAGGATTTACTGATTGTCATTGTGATTGCAATCATTGTTATCGCATTTATTTATTTCTTATATAAAGAGCTTTTCGTGTTATCATTCGATGCAGAGTACTCTAAGGTTTCGGGAATTAATGCCCGCTATATTCAGTTGTTTTTCATGGTCATTACAGCACTTGTTATTGGGGCGTCTATGAGAATTGTTGGGATTTTACTCGTATCTTCTTTAATGACTGTTCCAGTAGCAGCGGCTATGCAATTGGCGAAAAGTTTTAAAGGTGCAATGATCTATTCCATTGTACTCGGGGAGATGTCAGTTTTGATAGGCCTTGTGAGTGCTTTCTATTTGGACATAGCACCAGGCGGAACGATTGTTGTGACATCGATTCTATTACTGCTACTTGTTATTGGTTGGAAAAAAATCCGTGGTGAACGAAATATACTTCTAGAGAAGGAGGAAGTCGCATGA
- a CDS encoding metal ABC transporter ATP-binding protein — MNTLIELEDVNFSYEQRVVLEHIDFKLKEGEFWALIGPNGSGKSTLINIILGLLKPDSGSVKLFGADIERFQHRELIGYVSQKSNSFNSGFPATVLEVVRSGLTRKKGLFKRFSKHDHEKAMDALKVVGMENFARNNIGELSGGQQQRVFIARALAGEPKLLVMDEPTVGIDQQNVASFYSMLNKLNGEHGIAILLVTHEIDIVTELATHVACLNRSIHFHGMQSDFHKMETEEISKWYGHPVRRVHQYEGGRMND, encoded by the coding sequence ATGAACACACTTATTGAACTGGAGGACGTTAACTTTAGTTATGAACAACGAGTCGTCCTTGAACATATTGATTTTAAACTTAAAGAAGGTGAGTTTTGGGCATTAATCGGGCCGAATGGGTCAGGAAAATCAACGCTTATTAATATTATTTTAGGTTTACTAAAACCTGACTCGGGGTCTGTTAAGCTATTTGGTGCTGATATCGAGCGTTTTCAGCATCGAGAATTGATAGGTTATGTTTCGCAGAAATCCAATTCTTTTAATAGTGGTTTTCCAGCAACTGTTTTGGAAGTTGTACGTAGTGGACTTACGCGTAAAAAAGGACTATTCAAGCGATTTTCAAAACACGATCATGAGAAAGCTATGGATGCACTTAAGGTTGTTGGTATGGAAAATTTTGCACGTAACAATATTGGAGAATTATCCGGGGGACAACAACAACGTGTTTTTATCGCAAGGGCACTTGCAGGTGAGCCTAAACTTTTAGTAATGGATGAACCGACAGTTGGCATAGACCAACAAAATGTCGCATCGTTTTATTCTATGCTGAACAAGTTAAACGGTGAACACGGGATTGCAATTTTACTTGTTACGCATGAAATTGATATTGTTACTGAACTGGCTACACATGTTGCTTGCTTAAATCGTTCTATCCATTTCCATGGAATGCAGTCTGACTTTCATAAGATGGAAACTGAAGAAATTTCGAAGTGGTATGGTCATCCTGTTAGACGTGTCCACCAATATGAAGGGGGACGAATGAATGATTGA
- a CDS encoding deoxyribonuclease IV, with protein sequence MLLGSHVSMSGKKMLLGSSEDAVKYGATTFMIYTGAPQNTRRKPVEELNIEAGLAHMEEHGISNVVVHAPYIINIANTTKPATFQLGVDFLQSEIERTAALGVNQIVLHPGAHVGAGVDKGIAKIIEGLNEVLSQDYPVKIALETMAGKGTEIGRSFDEIARIIDGVTHNERLSVCFDTCHVHDAGYDIVNQFDHVLHEFDSLIGKERISVIHINDSKNERGAGKDRHENLGFGYIGFDALHNIVHHSDFVDIPKILETPFVGNDPKKKHAPYQVEIEMLREGIYRPEMIEQLKQS encoded by the coding sequence TTGCTCCTTGGCTCACACGTATCAATGAGTGGCAAGAAAATGTTGCTCGGATCAAGTGAGGATGCTGTTAAATACGGAGCAACTACTTTTATGATTTATACAGGCGCTCCTCAAAATACACGGAGAAAGCCTGTTGAGGAACTAAATATTGAAGCCGGTCTAGCACATATGGAAGAACATGGTATCTCTAATGTTGTCGTGCATGCACCGTACATTATTAATATTGCAAATACGACTAAACCGGCAACATTTCAACTTGGTGTTGATTTCTTACAATCAGAAATCGAGCGTACTGCTGCACTCGGCGTGAATCAAATTGTGTTACATCCGGGTGCGCATGTAGGCGCTGGGGTCGACAAAGGAATTGCGAAAATCATTGAAGGCTTGAATGAAGTCCTTTCACAAGATTATCCTGTTAAAATAGCATTAGAAACAATGGCAGGGAAAGGAACAGAGATTGGTAGAAGCTTTGATGAAATTGCGAGAATTATAGATGGCGTTACCCATAACGAAAGACTGTCGGTTTGTTTTGATACATGTCACGTTCATGATGCTGGTTATGACATTGTGAACCAATTTGATCATGTACTTCATGAGTTTGATAGTCTCATTGGAAAAGAACGTATTTCAGTTATTCATATTAATGATAGTAAAAATGAACGTGGAGCAGGCAAAGACCGTCACGAAAATCTTGGATTTGGATATATCGGTTTTGATGCACTCCATAATATCGTGCATCATTCTGACTTTGTAGACATTCCGAAGATTTTAGAAACACCGTTCGTAGGTAATGATCCTAAAAAGAAACACGCACCTTATCAAGTGGAAATTGAAATGTTACGAGAAGGTATTTATCGACCTGAAATGATTGAACAACTGAAACAGTCTTAA